The Vitis vinifera cultivar Pinot Noir 40024 chromosome 7, ASM3070453v1 genomic interval AGCACTTGGTATCTtttgttggaaattatttgCCTCTGAGTTTATTTAATGGTTGCTTACAGATTACCTCATCCTTTGTAACTTCTCTCTTAAATCTTATGTTCAGTTCCTTTAAAGGAGCCTATTCCTGTCTTTAAGTACATACACTGTGAAAGAACGTTCTCTCCTTACCATAATCTAAGTTTGCATCTTGCAAAGGAATTCATTCTCTTGTATTCTAAGTTTGTACCTCatcttttaaacattttttctaACATATTTGAATGGCTGAGTGAAGATTATTAGCAAAATCTTCTAATGCATATGGCTATCTGTACCCAGATGGTAAGGATAGTTACAGAGAATGCAACTCGAGATTATTGCATTTCTGAATTACTTTCTCAAAGAGGCTGCATATAGGCAAAGAGTTCATTGCCATATATTGCATATTCTCGTACCGcttaggaaacaaaaaaaaaaaagaaaaagggagagGAAGAAAAGGGGAAAAGGGAAAATCTTTGGGTGTATCACCACCCCAACCACACATTTCTAAACCATATTTTGCTGCAGGAATTTGAAGCCCCATTTCCTATAACTCATCCtgcaaattgaaaaaatatatgagaacAGAATTTGAATGTGTTTAAGCCGGGAGATCCAGATAAATTGAAGAGAGAAGCATACGTGagcctcatcatcatcatcatcatcatcatcatctttttcTGTCTCTGCATTAGATTCATCATCGGATTCATTGCCTTCTGCATCATCATTATCCTCCTCAGCCTGTCCCACAAGTAAGAAGAGTAAGAATGTTTGGCTTATGCCTAATGAAACCCTGGAAGAGACTTTATTGAACTTACATCTGAATCATCTGGGTCATCCTTTGATTCCTGAAATGATCAAATTCAGAGTTAGAAACCTATCctattaattaataatacaGACTGATCCAGAAAACATTTTGGCTATGCTTTCAGAAAATTCGAGAGTAACAAAATATCCAGTAATTTGCTGTGGCTAAAAGGGTCCTCAAAGTAGCAAATAGAGCAATTACCATAAGGAGTTATCTAGAAAACCagaatttttctttcaataGTTAAATATCATGAGACACCAAGGTAACTGGTCATTAGAGCAGGTACATCAGGTGTTAAATATCAAGCCAACTAAAATACTATCTTTTTATACAGTAATGAGTGGCCaccaaaaagaattaaatactTTCTTCCATGTgaatgcatgcatgcatgtacATCAGGTCTTAAACATAAAGCTAACTTAAATAATATCCTTTTATACTTTAATGAGTGGTcaacaaaaagaattaaattactTCCTTCCACGTGACCGTGTATGCATGTATGCTCACAATAGAGAACCACAGGGCGAACTGTGAAATCTGTCATTGAAGCACAAAAATACAAACTTATGTTGCCTACAAAGATATCTACAGAGAATGAAGACAGtacctcttcttctcttttcttctcttgCTCTTCAAATGCCGTCTTCTCAGCCTGCAAATCAGTGAGCtcaaaatcaatagaaaatacaaaatttcaTAAAGCAACATGAAACAGCAGATTGCAACATACACCCTTGTGCTTTCCCCAAGTTTCTTCAGCAAGCTTCTTTGCATAATCAGGATCATCGCAAACCAAAATATTGTCGAACATGGTCCCAGATTTCACCTGGTGCATGCATTTTGTAGCTTGCTTGATTAGGATGTGaattataatttaagaataGCACAGGGTAAACCATAGAGATGATTACCTGCCACAGTTCAATGCCTACATATTTTAAATGggggtaaataaaaaaatctggGTCATCCTTGAAATCTAAAAAGGCAAAAAACACACAAATTTAAGATGTTGAAAATATATCAGTattagaaaataacattaaagaACACCAAGACTGCAAACAAATTAAAATGTTGAAGTGGAATATGCAAGAACCTGGGTTGTCAATCATAGGTGCCTTCCATTTTCCCTTGTAGTTGGGGTTTTTTATTTGCTGCCAATGGTTCAAGAACAATTAAGTGAACCGTCAACTTCCAAAATTCCATAACATCATCTTAACTAATAAACATTTCAGCGAACCTTGGGCTTCCATGGTCCCTTGTACTCAGGGTTAGCTATTGTTGGAGGTGTCCATTCACCATCTTCCTCATCATCCCAATCTTCAGGCTAGGGTCATAAAGCTGATTATTCAGTAACAAGTTTCTCCCCATGAAATTATGGTTCCTTATAAAAGAATTTACCATACTGAACTATAAATTCTAATTACTTACCTTTTTGGCATCAGGATCAGGTAGCTCCTTTGGAATGTCATCATAACCCTTCATACAAGATGTGGTATATGGTCAAACAAAAAGGTCTCATATTTCTATTGGAATTTATGAGTTAAGTTTCCAGATGAAGGAAAACTACCTCTGGCTTCTTATCTTCAGGGTCAGGAATATACTCTTTATCATCCCAAGCTTCAGGCTGTAAATCCAACACATTCTTCTTgtcaaaaaggaaagaaaatctAACACACTCTTGAACTCTGGGTTACTGCCAAAATTTAACACATAATGCAACAATCTAAACAgaagataaaaaataacttcTTATGAGTAATTACTTTTTTGGCTTTGGCATCCTTGATCTGCTTTGGAGGGAGAATGTCCCAATCAGAATAAAGACTACCAGATTGTTTCTCCACATTGTCGATAAGGATACTGTAGGTAGCATCAGGTCGGAGAACAAAAGTATAAACATGTGTCAACTGGTCAGTCTCACAAGGCACATCCTTCTTGATCAAGTGATTTGATCCCTGGTATGAAAAAATGGCATGAACTTTTTTGGTGCTATATCCGCATATGTCAGGTCCAAACATGATACTGCAGTCCACAGAATACAAAATTTGTCAGGTTAGAACCCAACtaggaaagaaaattgaaaggaGCAAAAAGGATTGTTCAGCAGAGGCACATGTCACCTATAAGGGGTATCACCACCAAATTTCTTTTGATCAACTTCACCACTGAGCAACTTCATGTAGCCACCACCACAATCTAGCTTTTGTTCGTGCTTAACAGAAAACTGGAAAACCAAAGTCTTATCCTTGTTACTGAATTCAGGGAACTCAGCTGAGATTGCATAGAACTTATAGTCTTCACTAGTCTGAATACCTGGACCCAGATTCAAACCATATAAGTAGTCTGAAAACTCTTAATAAGGAAAATCACACCTGAAATGAGAACCCTTAAACAGAAGCAAGAGGTCTCAAAGCACTTTTCGTCTTTGTTAATGTACAGACAGTATAATGATGGATAGCATACCTTTATCATTCGGGTCCCCACTCCATTTCCCAGAAGTGTAGTTCCATTGCCCTGCCAAGTTCTCATCTTTCTTCCAATCAGATACAACCCATCGATCCTCCCATCCATCTAAATGTTAGCCATTATGGAAACATATTCATAAAACTTAGTAAAAAGGGaaacaatttgaaaaaagaagtgaagattaatgaaaaacaaaaagttataCATCTTCCATCCAATTGACCCAGTGAAGAGGACAAACAAACAAATCGCCAAGCATACCAAATGAATCAAGTGAAGTTATACATCATCCATCCAGTTGACCCCATGAAGAGgacaaacaaacaaatcatcaaacATACCAAATAGGGATGGCAGTTTTGTGGGTTACTCGGGTAACCCGCCCCACCCCTATTGGAACAggtatgaaatataaaaatcagGTATAGGACGGGTTTGGGGATATTTGAAAAACCCAAACTGGGCTTAGGATGGGTATGGATTTTGTCACAACTTGTCCCACCCCGCCCTAAATATTAATTTACGAAATTATCCTTCAATTACCAGTAGAATACCAAAAAACTCCCACTATTTATAGACTTCTTTCTTCACATTTGCCCTAATTCTGACGGcccattcttcttcttcctcctccaaTGCACTACATGAAACCCTATATCCGAGATCAATAGCTCTTCTTCATCCCCCCTCACACCAATTGAAAGACTCCGAAATCAATTCCATGTTGCTCTTGCTTTAGCCTCAACACCCAAAACTCCTCTGCTGCATCGTCAAACTGGTCATAGGCCACATTGTTCCTATCCACCACTCATTTGTACCCATCGTTGGCATCTTCAAGCTTCCTCAATCTCCTTGCCCGAAATATGTGTAAGGCAATCATCTAGAGCACTATCTCAAAGTCTTTGTCTGAGAGCACATCACAAGAAGAATGTGAAAGTTTTTTAAGTAGTGAATTTAATGAAATCCTAGTTCAAAGATTGGCCATGAGAGGGATCCAAATCCATGGCTAATGTTAACCCATGTTCCCTTTTGGTTCATTGTTCATTCTGCCATCTTCTGAATTGTtcagatgattttttttttttggtattttgcattagttttcaattatttaagcTAACTATAAGCTTAAAATTATTGATAGTTGTGGTGTTAATTTGAacttttacatatttttttttcgttCATATTTGATAGAtgatcaaaatctcattattttcaGTGAAAGAAGAGTGCAATTAGGTATGGTATCCACCCATTACTAGTTAGGGTTATGGCTTGGATCGATAATACTAGACCAAATTTGACAAAATGCACATCAGGGATGTGCCAAGGATGGGATCATTAATCCTTTCGTCAACGGGGATGGGAACAAATCAACCTGCCCCAACACAGGTTTGGGATGGGGATGAGAGATAACCATGTAATCAGGACGGGAATAGGATAGGGGTGGCCTGTCCCAAACCCACCCTGTTGCCATCCCCAATACCAAATGAATCGAGTGCACCATATCTCAAGAATTTAAAACAGTGAAGTTATAAATCATCCAACCAGTTGACCCCGTGAAGAGGACAAACAAACAAATCACCAAACATACTAAATCAATTGAGTACACCATATCTCAAGAATTTAAAACAGTTTATACAGATGCTGTAAACCCTGTTACTGCAAGGAAAAGTATCTTCCCTAAGGCGTTCCCCAAATATCCAGCATAATACCAACAACATAGCATCCCAaacacctaaaaaaaaaaatataaaactctGATTACATTCTGCAAAGAACACAAGACACCGGGCGCCCAAGTTTTCCAATAAATCACAAACCATATGCATTGCAACCGCCAACAACCAAACCGCAGGCTTTGGCatgaaaatgaattctttttcaaaaggaaaatgcTGCAACCCTCCTTCATTTCGGAGAAAGAAgtcaattcaaaaaaaaaaaaaaaaaaaatgccttaATCCCAACTGCATGTGATCATCCACATGAACCCTTTTTTATTAGTTCTACACAGTGAACTTCACAGCAGACTACAAATTTTTTAGCCACACAAGCAGAATAGCATTGTTATCATCGGAAAACATATACGCATGCATTAAAACCTCCGAAAATTTGAAATGGCCATCCTTGCCGTCCATTCAGATAGAAAGAAAAGACAGTAACCTCAGAAACGAACAATTTTTGAAACACGAAGAAACAAAAATCACCATGCATCCATCTGAATCAGAAAGTGATTCTCACGACACACAGTAACCAAATTCGCGGATTCTTCTCCCAATTCAACATAGAAAAACCGAAACGATTCGATTCGATCATGAATTGATCCAGTAACAGAGGAAATGAGTGTGCATACACCGAAAAATGAGCAGAGATGAGAGAAATGTGTGGTTACCTTCAAAGCGCTCTTCGAAATAGACGTGTGACGAAGCGACTGTGAGGAGAGCGAATACTATCGCAACAATGAGATTAGGGCTAGTCGCCATCGCTGAACCTTGAGAAGTTCTTCCACTCAGAAGAACACTTAGAAAGTTCGCCAACGTATtgatctattttaatttttatattttttttcttaccgTGATAAACTGAATTTTATTCCGTTTTCACGTCCATTGACGTGGTTGGCTTACATTTTTTATTCGTTTTTATTGCGCAGTTTTTTATATAtcctttcatttatttatttactgaattttctattattttctataataattttaaaaaataatttttgagaacgggttttttaaatcactctttaatttttataaaacaaacgtttatttgaaaaccttaaatatttttattgtatacTTTATTAGgtaatgtaatatttttatttataaattttatatattttaaccatataatttaaaaagaaataaaaaaaattacttataagaTGTGATGTTTGGAATAGAAAATTTTgtacaaaatatagaaattgtacaaaaaaaaatcaagtacaTGCTAgttgaaaatatttaagaaattaaagaatctttcacttcctcaaaattttcaagttttaaaaaaaccttttggttatgtttggttcgaAAAGtacaaggaagaaaaaaaaatgctaaagaaaatgattttatcgtATTTGATTGtcctataaaatatttcaaagaaaattaaatataattaaaattagttagaaacttatatattttaaaattatttaatctttatattgataagttaaaataaataaaatgagtttaaagtagcaaataaaaataatttattatctttaattttattttttattttctttcactttttatttccttttacttttcctctctattttctttcttttgtattttccatcaaatttttcgagaaccaaacacagtctttaataaataataacactagttaaatttatacaaaaatatctataCTTCTTTAAATTATAGATTgtaacaattattttcaaataatactaaatataagtgagatttcatattttcttaatttatgatatattttttattttaaaaaatggaatattaaaatgcaatttatcattcaaatgtaATTCGTTTTGCAATCTATTTTTTGATAGAATACACTTTGTTATATATCCTATTATACCTTGCACCAATAAGAGTCAAAATTTCATAACTTGATCTAACTACAATACCgaagtgtatttttttttcaatacctactaaaaagatatatatatcttttggtcttattatttatactttaatctcatttatttattctcttatattttgattttatttgtttatatatttatttaataatctaaATATCATCATATATCTTTATGTAATAATGTAAATCTCATCAGACATATATATCTTTCGGTCTTATTATTTATACTTTAATCTCATTTGTTCAATAGACATTACTACAATATGTTATCATTTCTCTTTCATAATCACATAAGTAAGTAATCACATATATTTCAAAAGCACTTTAAAGACGTcgcttttcattttcatatttttatgcTTTGAGGGTtctattaaaattctaaaatatatttttttataaggattaatttcattcacttttCCACTAAATATACATAATTCTTTTGTgttcaaatttcatcaaa includes:
- the LOC100264203 gene encoding calreticulin isoform X2; this translates as MATSPNLIVAIVFALLTVASSHVYFEERFEDGWEDRWVVSDWKKDENLAGQWNYTSGKWSGDPNDKGIQTSEDYKFYAISAEFPEFSNKDKTLVFQFSVKHEQKLDCGGGYMKLLSGEVDQKKFGGDTPYSIMFGPDICGYSTKKVHAIFSYQGSNHLIKKDVPCETDQLTHVYTFVLRPDATYSILIDNVEKQSGSLYSDWDILPPKQIKDAKAKKPEAWDDKEYIPDPEDKKPEGYDDIPKELPDPDAKKPEDWDDEEDGEWTPPTIANPEYKGPWKPKQIKNPNYKGKWKAPMIDNPDFKDDPDFFIYPHLKYVGIELWQVKSGTMFDNILVCDDPDYAKKLAEETWGKHKGAEKTAFEEQEKKREEEESKDDPDDSDAEEDNDDAEGNESDDESNAETEKDDDDDDDDDEAHDEL
- the LOC100264203 gene encoding calreticulin isoform X1 translates to MATSPNLIVAIVFALLTVASSHVYFEERFEDGWEDRWVVSDWKKDENLAGQWNYTSGKWSGDPNDKGIQTSEDYKFYAISAEFPEFSNKDKTLVFQFSVKHEQKLDCGGGYMKLLSGEVDQKKFGGDTPYSIMFGPDICGYSTKKVHAIFSYQGSNHLIKKDVPCETDQLTHVYTFVLRPDATYSILIDNVEKQSGSLYSDWDILPPKQIKDAKAKKPEAWDDKEYIPDPEDKKPEGYDDIPKELPDPDAKKPEDWDDEEDGEWTPPTIANPEYKGPWKPKQIKNPNYKGKWKAPMIDNPDFKDDPDFFIYPHLKYVGIELWQVKSGTMFDNILVCDDPDYAKKLAEETWGKHKGAEKTAFEEQEKKREEEESKDDPDDSDAEEDNDDAEGNESDDESNAETEKDDDDDDDDDEAHVCFSLQFIWISRLKHIQILFSYIFSICRMSYRKWGFKFLQQNMV